Part of the Gramella sp. Hel_I_59 genome, GAACCCATTTAACTGGTTTCTCTTCTCCAGAATAAGTTCTGGAAGCTGGATCCCAACCGGTCGCATCATATAACTTTGCGATCTCTTTATCGTAAAATTCTTTAGAGTATTCTTCAGTAGCCGTTTCAGGAGACACTTCAGCAATAGCCTTGTGACAGTTCATACAAACATTTAGAGAAGGAATCCCGGAATGTTTAGAAACTCTTGCAGAAGAGTGACAGTACTTACACTCGATCTGATTATCACCTGCGTGAATTCTATGTGAATAGTGAATTGGCTGAATTGGCTGATATCCCTGATCAACACCAATCTGCATTAAAAAACCGTAAGAGAAGTAACCAACAGTAAGCAACACAAAGATTGAGGTTACCACAAGAAGGAATTGATTCTCTACGAAAGACTGGTATAAAGGTTTAGTTTTTGGCTTCTCCGGAATTGCAATTCCAGACGCAGAAGCGAAATTTCTTAATGTTTTGTTTACAAGGAAAAGCACCACAAGAAGAAGCACCAATACAAAAGCAAGAATTCCTAAAATGATATTTACAGAAACACCACCTGAACCTTCACCTCCACCTGACTGAGCTGCACCAGTAGTTGCCGCTGTTGGCTCTGGTTTAGGCTGCTCAACGTAAGCAAGAATATTATCAATATCACTCTCGGTCAATTGAGGAAAAGCCGGCATTGCCGTTTGATTCCATTCATTGTAAACTTCATTAGCTTCAGCATCACCACTGGCGATCAATGCAGCAGAATTCTGGATCCAGTCATAAAGCCATTCCATTTCATGTCTATCTGTCGCACCATTTAAGGCAGGACCAATAGAATTAGAATAAGGTTTGTGACAGGCTGCACACAATGAATTGAATAATTCTTTACCAGCAGCAGCATCTCCAAGAGAGGCAGCAGCTGCTCCAGCACCAGCATCAGCTTCGGTCGCCGGGCCAGACTCAGCCTGAGCTGTACTATCCTGCGCCGTCTGATCCTGCGCATGCGCGAACAGAGAAAATGTAAATAAGAAAGCTACGCTTAAGAGTAGTTGTCGCGAAATTGAATGGCGGAAAATCACCTTTTTCATATTTTAAGTTCGATTAACGTCTAAACTTTGGTACGGTTTTTACACTCAGTATTTTAGGGCTAAATACCTAAAAAGGTACCTTTAAATTCAGGCACAAAAGTAATACTTATAGACGATTCTAGGAATGTTAGATAAGTGTTAATGGGTAATTTATAATAGTTCTAAATAATATTTTACAAGCTGTTTAAGTTATTATATTTTACATTTGTCAAAAGACCACAAGCTATGAAAAAACCTAATATACAGTACTCATTTGCGATTGCAGCTTTTTTCCTTCTTTTTAATCTGAGTTCCAGCGCTCAACAAGCCAGTGTTGAAATTCAACAAAGCAAAAAGATCGATAAACTAATGGAAGTTAAGAAAGAATTGAGTGATAATAATAAAATTGGTGACCGCTTCGTGATACAGTTATTTTATGGTGATAATGGTAAAGCAAACGAGGTAATTCAGAAGTACCGGAATCTTTACGAATACCCATCCAAGATCGCCTATGAAGCTCCAAATTATAAAGTATGGGTAGGTAACTTTAGAAACAGACTGGAAGCAGATAGAGCGCTCCTTACTCTTAAAGAAGACTTTCCTTCAGCTTTTATTCCGAAGCCACAGAGGAAATAAGAATTTGAATATTATACATTAAAAGCGGCTCGATGAGCCGCTTTTTTGTTGAAAGATTTTCGGGAACTGATATGCCCGAACACCATACCAGATCAAGTACGTATAGCTGAAGATTTCTCAATAATCCAGGATTTTAAATAAAGTTACATCGCCCTTATCCCCAACTCTTCCTGAGATGTACTTCTCGGTCAATTCCGGGTTTTCTATAGTCAACTACTCATACTCTTATTCCACAACGAGTGGAGATATATCTATAGTTTTCAAGTTAGAACATGTAAAGCAAACATTGAAAATTCATACTCGAAAAAGCCACAGTCTTAAAATCTTACATGGAAATCAATTAATCCGGGGTCATATTTGTAACTATGAATTACCCAAAGAATCAAGGTTATTAATCTAATTTGATTCCTGCAATCTAATTAGATATTTCACACTTATAGTTATTCCGAATGGGATGTTTTGCTTTCCAGCTAGTCAATGCAGTTTACTGCTGAACTGCACCAATGCGATTGCTGTCTCTAAAAATAGTAGCTGCCCTCAACTCATCAATGGTTAAATCCAAACCTGCAATTTTATGGGTACGCAGAAATCATCAAAACATACTATAATGGGTTTTGCAGGAATTGATTTGAATCTTCAGAAACAAAGACTAATAGGTACTATTAATATCTTATTACACAATCCATATTGGCACGAATCTGAGCTTTTGGTATCAATAATTTCCCACAAATACTGTCGACACCACTAACAAAAAAAAAGCGGCTCATAGAGCCGCTTTTTTTCTTGAGTATCCTACTCAGTTTATTTTGATTTCAAGGTTTTCTTAACCTCTACTTCTCTAAATGCTTCTACTACATCACCTTCTCTAATGTCGTTGTAGTTCTTAACCTGAAGACCACAATCATAACCTTTCTTCACCTCTTTAACGTCATCTTTGAAACGTTTTAATGAAGCTAGTTCTCCAGTGTAAACGACTACGCCGTCTCTAATAAGGCGTATTCCAGCACTTCTGTAGATAGTTCCTGCAGTTACCATACAACCAGCGATCGTACCAACCTTAGAGATCTTAAAGGTCTCTCTAATCTCTGCAGTACCAGTGATCTCCTCTTTAAGTTCCGGTGAAAGCATACCTTCCATCGCATCTTTAAGATCATTGATCGCATCGTAGATGATCGAGTAAGTACGGATATCAATTTCTTCCTTATCAGCCACCATTCTGGCATTACCTGCAGGTCGAACATTAAATCCTATAATTACCGCATCAGATGCTGAAGCTAACAGTACATCACTTTCAGTAATTGCACCAACTCCTTTATGTATAATATTCACTTGAATCTCTTCCGTAGAAAGCTTCTGGAAACTATCTGTAAGCGCTTCTACTGAACCATCCACATCCCCTTTCAGGATTATATTAAGTTCTTTAAAGTCACCAAGTGCGATACGTCTACCAATTTCATCAAGCGTTATGTGACGCTGAGTTCTAACATTCTGCTCACGTTGTAACTGAGTTCTACGTGCTGCGATATCTTTTGCTTCACGCTCATCTTCCATGACTTTGAAAGTATCACCTGCCTGAGGAGCACCATCAAGTCCTAAAATAGACACTGGCGTAGATGGTCCGGCTTCTTTCACCTCGTGACCACGCTCATCATGCATTGCTTTGATTTTACCACTATTTCTACCGGCAAGTACATAATCTCCAATCTTAAGAGTACCAGCCTGAACAAGAATAGTTGCAATATAACCCCGACCTTTATCAAGGAATGCTTCCACCACTGTACCTTTGGCAAGTTTCTTAGGATTAGCCTTCAATTCCAGGATTTCAGCTTCAAGAAGTACTTTTTCAAGTAATTCTTTCACGCCAGCTCCTGTTTTCGCAGAAATATCATGTGACTGAATCTTACCACCCCAGTCTTCTACAAGAAGATCCATCTGGGCAAGTTTCTCTTTTATCTTTTCTGGATTCGCCGTTGGCAAATCAGATTTGTTGATCGCGAAGATGATTGGAACTCCTGCAGCCTGTGCGTGAGAGATCGCTTCTTTTGTTTGAGGCATCACATCATCATCTGCCGCAATCACAATAATCGCGATATCTGTTACCTGTGCACCACGAGCACGCATCGCCGTAAAGGCTTCGTGACCAGGAGTATCCAGGAATGCAATTTTTTGTCCGCCATCAAGCTCAACTCCATATGCACCAATATGCTGCGTGATCCCCCCACTTTCACCGGCAATTACATTCTCTTTACGAACGTAATCCAATAAGGATGTTTTACCATGATCCACGTGACCCATTACAGTTACGATTGGAGCTCTGGTTACAAGATCTTCAGGATTCTCTTCAACTTCTTCAACTGTTTCTTCTACATCTGCAGTGGTGAATTCAACTTCATAGCCAAATTCTTCAGCAACGATAGTTAATGTTTCAGCATCTAGACGCTGATTCATGGTTACCATCATTCCAAGGGACATACATGCTGAGATAATCTTAGTTACCTGAACATCCATCATAGTTGCAACTTCACTTACAGTAACGAATTCTGTTACCTTTAAGATCTTATCATCAGATTCCTGCTGTGCAAGATCATCTGCAGAACGTTGCCTGTGTTCGTCTCTTTTCTGTCTTCTATATTTAGCACCTTTACCTTTAGAAGATTTCCCCTGAAGTTTCTCCAGAGTTTCACGTACTTGTTTCTGTACTTCTTCTTCAGTTGGCTCTTCCTTTGTAATAGGTTTGCTTCTTGCTCTTCCGCCTTTTTTGGCAGCTGCACCACGCGGACTGTTTCCACCACCACCTTTTACATCTTTACTGATGCGACGACGACGTTTCTTACGCTTGTCCTTTTCGTCCTTAGATTCGGTTTTCTTCTCGTCCTTCTTCTTTACAGGTTTCTTGAACTGTGAAAGGTCGATCTTCTTACCGGTGAAGTTAGGTCCGTCGAGCTTCGTGTAGTTGGTCTTGATCGTATCAGAACCTTCTTCTTTCTTCTCTTCGGTAGCTTCTGGAGCATCGGGAGCTTTTTCAGTTTCAGCTTTAGCCTCAGTTTTCACTTCTGGCTTCGCTTCTTCTTTTTTAGCAACCGGAGCTTCCTCCTTCTTAGGAGCAGGAGCTTCTTTTTTCTCAGCAGGTTTTTCCGCAGAAACCTCTTTAGGCTTTTCTGCAGATTTTGCTGGTTGTTCTTTTTCTTCAGTAGTCTTCTCAGCTTCTTTGACAGGTTCAGCTGGAGTTTCTTTTACTTCTTCAGTTTCTTTAGAGGCTTCTTCCGCAGGAGCTTGCTCTCCGGGCTTTTTGTCCAGGTCTATCTTACCAACCGTTTTAGGACCGGCAAGCTTGGCTCGGGAAGAAGAAACTTCTTCTTTCTTCACCTCTTCAGCTTTACGCTTTTCCTCTATTTCCTTGCGAAGTTCCTCCTTCTCCTTCTTTCTCTCTTCTCCTACTTCTTTGGAAGCAACCTTTTTACTCTTATCGGTTTGGAACTCGTCAGAAAGCACCTCGTAGATTTCTCCCGAGATCTTGGTAGTTGGACGTGCATCAATCTCGTAGC contains:
- the infB gene encoding translation initiation factor IF-2; its protein translation is MAEAKTTRLNKVLREFNISLDRAVEYLTSKGYEIDARPTTKISGEIYEVLSDEFQTDKSKKVASKEVGEERKKEKEELRKEIEEKRKAEEVKKEEVSSSRAKLAGPKTVGKIDLDKKPGEQAPAEEASKETEEVKETPAEPVKEAEKTTEEKEQPAKSAEKPKEVSAEKPAEKKEAPAPKKEEAPVAKKEEAKPEVKTEAKAETEKAPDAPEATEEKKEEGSDTIKTNYTKLDGPNFTGKKIDLSQFKKPVKKKDEKKTESKDEKDKRKKRRRRISKDVKGGGGNSPRGAAAKKGGRARSKPITKEEPTEEEVQKQVRETLEKLQGKSSKGKGAKYRRQKRDEHRQRSADDLAQQESDDKILKVTEFVTVSEVATMMDVQVTKIISACMSLGMMVTMNQRLDAETLTIVAEEFGYEVEFTTADVEETVEEVEENPEDLVTRAPIVTVMGHVDHGKTSLLDYVRKENVIAGESGGITQHIGAYGVELDGGQKIAFLDTPGHEAFTAMRARGAQVTDIAIIVIAADDDVMPQTKEAISHAQAAGVPIIFAINKSDLPTANPEKIKEKLAQMDLLVEDWGGKIQSHDISAKTGAGVKELLEKVLLEAEILELKANPKKLAKGTVVEAFLDKGRGYIATILVQAGTLKIGDYVLAGRNSGKIKAMHDERGHEVKEAGPSTPVSILGLDGAPQAGDTFKVMEDEREAKDIAARRTQLQREQNVRTQRHITLDEIGRRIALGDFKELNIILKGDVDGSVEALTDSFQKLSTEEIQVNIIHKGVGAITESDVLLASASDAVIIGFNVRPAGNARMVADKEEIDIRTYSIIYDAINDLKDAMEGMLSPELKEEITGTAEIRETFKISKVGTIAGCMVTAGTIYRSAGIRLIRDGVVVYTGELASLKRFKDDVKEVKKGYDCGLQVKNYNDIREGDVVEAFREVEVKKTLKSK
- a CDS encoding c-type cytochrome, with protein sequence MKKVIFRHSISRQLLLSVAFLFTFSLFAHAQDQTAQDSTAQAESGPATEADAGAGAAAASLGDAAAGKELFNSLCAACHKPYSNSIGPALNGATDRHEMEWLYDWIQNSAALIASGDAEANEVYNEWNQTAMPAFPQLTESDIDNILAYVEQPKPEPTAATTGAAQSGGGEGSGGVSVNIILGILAFVLVLLLVVLFLVNKTLRNFASASGIAIPEKPKTKPLYQSFVENQFLLVVTSIFVLLTVGYFSYGFLMQIGVDQGYQPIQPIHYSHRIHAGDNQIECKYCHSSARVSKHSGIPSLNVCMNCHKAIAEVSPETATEEYSKEFYDKEIAKLYDATGWDPASRTYSGEEKPVKWVRIHNLPDFAYFNHSQHVSVAGIECQKCHGPIEEMEIVYQNAPLTMGWCINCHRETNIRIEGNEYYEKIHEELSKKYGVEELTAAQMGGLECGKCHY
- a CDS encoding SPOR domain-containing protein yields the protein MKKPNIQYSFAIAAFFLLFNLSSSAQQASVEIQQSKKIDKLMEVKKELSDNNKIGDRFVIQLFYGDNGKANEVIQKYRNLYEYPSKIAYEAPNYKVWVGNFRNRLEADRALLTLKEDFPSAFIPKPQRK